Proteins from a genomic interval of Chitinophagales bacterium:
- a CDS encoding serine protease: MKKLIHHHFLLLLLLSTMSLSSVFSQSSSIELESLLSGTKFACIELTEEEQYRTDNNQFPMIEAFAEYLQNLGFEDVAYTSTDKTKLMLQVSTLCDIAKIRLDFVYENNIIKDSRIRFRSCQQHEIFMFNRVEVPTDLNLYANLTAVWNKMYQQPINYNSANRLQLPKNKSTVNEMYAKEILANPSIPTDFIEGIYQKKPTYGYTAKQHKIAILKSKGGSYHIYYLDGISNFLDWEEGEVMGSLPKGSSLYEYNDVNWITSNKLIQDKGKIVFVDDNNFILTFDGHPHTYEYERILPTAPLVGIDPVEAVISEHEQLDMAVDFTKPLALSLQENLSNSYYLSSTGSAIAVSQDGYIVTNYHVVANHEYIEVMIPNTRYKVSYRAIVVSTDEDSDLALLKIEDANFTQLPTIPYYFRYREADVGENVFTLGFPMVESMGWDIKLTDGLISSRKGYQDDPKTYQVSVPVNPGNSGGPLFSEDGELVGIIKAKHSNADNVSYALKTSNILSLINESGVNFPLPNNNYLKNKSMSDQVKDLEAFVFWVKAFKTK; encoded by the coding sequence ATGAAAAAATTAATACACCATCATTTTTTGTTGTTGCTGCTATTGAGTACAATGAGTCTATCATCTGTTTTTTCACAATCATCGTCCATTGAATTAGAAAGCCTTTTGAGCGGTACAAAGTTTGCCTGTATAGAATTAACGGAAGAAGAACAATATAGAACAGATAACAATCAGTTCCCAATGATTGAAGCCTTTGCAGAATATTTACAAAACTTAGGTTTTGAAGATGTAGCATACACTTCTACGGACAAAACTAAGTTGATGCTTCAAGTATCTACTTTATGTGATATTGCAAAAATACGATTGGATTTTGTGTATGAAAACAATATCATTAAAGACAGCCGTATTCGGTTTCGCTCTTGTCAACAACATGAAATTTTTATGTTTAATCGGGTTGAAGTTCCTACAGATCTTAACTTATATGCAAATTTGACTGCAGTATGGAATAAAATGTATCAACAGCCTATCAACTATAATTCTGCAAATCGTTTGCAACTGCCTAAAAATAAAAGCACTGTAAATGAAATGTATGCGAAAGAAATTTTGGCAAATCCTAGTATTCCCACTGATTTTATTGAAGGAATTTATCAAAAAAAGCCAACTTACGGCTACACAGCAAAACAGCATAAAATTGCTATTTTAAAATCTAAAGGCGGAAGTTATCATATTTACTATCTGGATGGCATTAGCAACTTTTTAGATTGGGAAGAAGGGGAGGTTATGGGATCGTTGCCCAAAGGGAGTTCATTGTATGAATACAATGATGTGAATTGGATAACCTCTAATAAACTAATACAGGATAAAGGTAAAATTGTCTTCGTAGATGATAATAATTTTATACTCACATTTGATGGTCATCCACACACGTATGAGTATGAACGTATTTTACCTACTGCGCCACTTGTAGGTATTGATCCTGTAGAAGCTGTTATTAGTGAGCATGAGCAGTTGGATATGGCAGTTGATTTTACAAAACCTTTAGCACTTTCTCTACAAGAAAACCTCAGTAATAGCTATTATCTTAGTTCAACAGGTAGTGCAATTGCGGTTAGTCAAGATGGTTATATAGTTACAAACTATCATGTGGTAGCAAATCACGAGTATATTGAAGTCATGATTCCCAATACTCGCTACAAAGTATCTTATAGAGCTATTGTTGTATCTACTGATGAGGATAGTGACCTTGCACTTTTAAAAATCGAAGATGCTAATTTTACGCAATTGCCTACGATTCCCTATTATTTTAGATATAGAGAAGCAGATGTTGGCGAAAATGTATTCACACTGGGTTTTCCAATGGTGGAAAGTATGGGATGGGATATCAAATTGACTGACGGATTAATCAGTTCTCGCAAAGGATATCAAGATGACCCTAAGACATATCAGGTGTCAGTGCCTGTTAATCCAGGTAATAGCGGTGGCCCACTTTTTAGTGAGGATGGCGAATTGGTAGGCATCATCAAAGCCAAACATTCAAATGCAGACAATGTTTCTTATGCTTTGAAAACATCAAATATCTTGAGTTTAATCAATGAATCTGGTGTTAACTTTCCTTTACCCAACAATAACTATCTCAAAAACAAGAGTATGTCCGATCAAGTAAAGGACTTGGAGGCATTTGTTTTTTGGGTCAAAGCCTTCAAAACAAAATAA
- a CDS encoding SdrD B-like domain-containing protein codes for MKNLLFLVYPYTNVTTINRCCYRFFISCQRLILISFLWFSSTLLMLGNTNSDGKNGSAENDNVKTYSASIGNWVWLDLNKDGIQDDYEEGLNDFVVILYNEENHHVVSTKTINHPDTGMAGYYHFDQLAAGRYFIVFEIPAGYDVSPKDVANNLYDVLDSDGDPISGATDSICLKAGQKAQSWNIGLCLPALAGTE; via the coding sequence ATGAAAAATTTACTCTTTTTGGTGTATCCATACACCAATGTTACAACTATTAACAGATGTTGTTATCGCTTTTTCATTTCCTGCCAACGACTTATTCTCATTAGCTTTTTATGGTTCTCCTCTACTTTATTGATGTTAGGTAATACTAACTCTGATGGTAAAAATGGTAGTGCGGAAAATGATAATGTAAAGACCTATTCCGCTAGTATTGGCAATTGGGTCTGGTTGGACTTGAATAAGGATGGTATTCAAGATGACTATGAAGAAGGATTGAATGATTTCGTAGTCATACTCTACAATGAAGAAAACCATCATGTGGTTAGCACTAAAACAATAAATCATCCTGACACAGGAATGGCAGGCTATTATCACTTCGATCAATTGGCTGCTGGCCGATATTTCATTGTATTTGAAATCCCCGCAGGCTATGACGTTTCACCTAAAGATGTCGCAAATAATTTATATGATGTATTAGATAGTGATGGTGATCCCATCTCAGGTGCGACAGATAGTATATGTCTCAAAGCTGGACAAAAGGCCCAAAGTTGGAATATAGGATTGTGTCTTCCTGCATTGGCTGGAACTGAATAA
- a CDS encoding CHRD domain-containing protein: MKQFHLLLFLVLISLSSTSLHAVHLSGSLQFTARMNGSNEVPAVITDAEGLGVFTLSKDKTALDINVSVSGLTGDITGIHLHKGEAGENGPVIFNLSDFINGKRIKARLTNLTAEEVATFLSGGYYLNVHTDMNPGGEIRAQVLLESDFRYTAMLHGDQEVPAVATDAYGLGVFNLSKSGYKLQIHVVVQGLSGPITGAHFHQGAPGENGGVVENLSSFVNGNVITATVDPTAYLSALQSGNIYFNVHTDANPGGEIRGQVMLDDALYFDAALDGSQENPAVMTSASGIAKINVNNTLDEISYNIVLDGLSGSGATAAHFHTGTVGNNGGVVVNLSADIVGNQIMGSQPISKEFLNALLSGGIYLNVHTDANPGGEIRGQVYRLAREGYLYDFNGGQEVPPSGSTGTGVGMASIDRDQSNAHFMMVVTDLSAPIDAGHFHNARPNSNGGVIFNLSSFFTSVGGAYGYWTENDTEPFNTHVAKFRSKSVYANVHTANFPGGEVRGNVVRGSEFFEDTATDPMFSGDLLIAGKLSGASEVPPVMTDAVGVTSFLLNDSQDAIEVNVSVNGLSGPITGIHVHEGAVGQNGDVIFNLTDFVNGNRVSTTLTGFSTDQLAKFLTGAYYLNVHTANNPGGEIRTQLALETETTYHADLTGNQENPAVVTDAYGLATFNYTPNVNKLEVNVLVQNLSGPITGAHLHVGAPGVNGGVVENLTAMVDGNHIHGVVFPEAYLADLQAGNVYVNIHTEANPGGEIRGQLTLDNGLTFDTWLSGSQEVPASVTEAIGLAAVTLSPTFDQITYRVVTDGLSGNLDAAHFHSATLGQNGGVVLNLSADITGSQIKGSTTAVTQDLIDAMLTGQIYINVHTPAFPGGEIRGQLFRLARDGYGYDLCSDQETSDINAPTATGGGMASIDRHLTNAHVMIVASGLTGDITGAHIHQGMLGEDGGVIFNMTDLYSNGGIFTYWSDMNSTPFTTDYARAIQEANTYANIHTALHPGGEIRGQIIKDLTCPPLALVDCETNPLTVEHTVICDFGNATYTVNVTIMNGVGPYTITGDLNDVIESNTFTIGPFVDGTTYNFAVEDGNGCTASVNSEIIACSKIDCETNPISVTHIVDCDEPSGTYTVNVTIMNGIAPYTITGDLNDVIQSNTFTIGPFTDGTTYNFAVEDGNGCTASVNSDVIACSKVDCNTTPLTIQDTFVCSQDNEANTYVVNVTVVNGTAPYNLTGTVIDVIQDDTFQLGPFESGTSYTINIADANGCTASVMSDLIDCKILPVEFLSFEGEVLEEGNKLQWVTASETNNDFFLLERSFDGQSFENLTKVTGVGNSNSPSRYEYLDRETTASITYYRLSQTDLDGRTEFLGTISLQRGESDFEWVSVKPVPAQDWLNVAFNTSTNQSLSIQIYDVSGRLLFQEQINSYNNQVTTLDIDVRSLQTGVYLLQVNNGQANIHHKFMKY; the protein is encoded by the coding sequence ATGAAACAATTTCATTTACTATTATTCTTAGTACTTATAAGTTTGTCAAGTACCTCCTTACATGCCGTGCATCTATCTGGTAGTTTGCAGTTTACAGCCCGTATGAACGGTAGTAATGAAGTACCTGCTGTGATAACAGATGCCGAAGGTTTGGGTGTTTTTACTTTGAGTAAAGACAAAACAGCCCTTGACATCAATGTAAGTGTGAGCGGATTGACAGGCGACATCACAGGTATTCACCTCCACAAAGGTGAAGCAGGAGAAAATGGCCCTGTTATATTCAATTTAAGTGATTTTATCAACGGCAAACGCATCAAAGCAAGATTGACCAATCTCACAGCCGAAGAAGTAGCTACTTTTTTGAGTGGTGGTTATTATCTGAATGTTCACACAGACATGAATCCAGGCGGCGAAATCAGGGCGCAAGTTTTATTGGAATCTGATTTTCGATACACTGCCATGCTTCATGGTGACCAAGAAGTTCCCGCTGTCGCAACAGATGCTTATGGTTTAGGTGTCTTCAACTTATCCAAAAGCGGCTATAAACTACAAATTCATGTCGTTGTACAAGGTCTGAGTGGCCCAATCACTGGTGCACACTTTCACCAAGGTGCCCCTGGCGAGAATGGAGGCGTAGTCGAAAATCTAAGCAGTTTTGTAAACGGCAATGTCATCACGGCTACCGTTGATCCTACTGCCTATCTTTCAGCCCTTCAATCAGGCAATATCTACTTCAATGTGCATACAGATGCCAACCCAGGTGGTGAAATTCGTGGACAAGTAATGCTGGATGATGCTCTTTACTTCGATGCTGCATTGGATGGAAGTCAAGAAAATCCCGCAGTAATGACCAGCGCATCAGGCATTGCGAAAATAAATGTGAACAACACATTGGACGAAATCAGCTACAATATTGTACTCGACGGTTTGAGTGGTAGCGGTGCAACTGCAGCCCATTTCCATACAGGAACAGTAGGCAACAACGGAGGTGTAGTAGTAAACCTATCTGCCGACATTGTAGGCAATCAAATCATGGGAAGTCAACCCATCAGCAAAGAATTTTTAAACGCATTATTATCAGGAGGTATTTACCTAAATGTTCATACGGATGCCAACCCAGGAGGTGAAATTCGTGGACAAGTTTACCGACTTGCACGAGAAGGTTATTTATATGACTTCAATGGAGGTCAAGAAGTTCCCCCTTCAGGTAGTACAGGTACAGGCGTTGGAATGGCATCTATAGACCGTGACCAAAGCAATGCCCATTTCATGATGGTTGTCACTGATTTATCTGCACCTATTGATGCTGGGCACTTTCACAATGCCCGCCCCAATAGCAACGGCGGCGTAATTTTCAACCTTAGCTCTTTCTTTACCTCTGTTGGAGGAGCGTATGGTTATTGGACAGAAAACGATACAGAACCCTTCAATACCCATGTTGCCAAATTCCGCAGCAAAAGCGTTTATGCAAATGTGCATACCGCAAATTTCCCCGGCGGAGAAGTGAGAGGCAATGTGGTTCGTGGAAGCGAATTTTTTGAAGACACGGCAACAGACCCTATGTTTAGTGGTGATTTGTTGATTGCAGGAAAATTGTCTGGAGCATCAGAAGTTCCTCCAGTTATGACAGATGCCGTTGGAGTCACTTCTTTCTTATTGAATGATTCACAAGATGCCATTGAAGTGAATGTAAGTGTAAATGGTCTAAGCGGCCCAATTACAGGAATTCATGTACACGAAGGCGCAGTAGGCCAAAATGGCGATGTCATTTTCAACCTAACCGATTTTGTAAATGGTAATCGTGTCAGCACTACTTTGACAGGTTTTTCTACCGATCAACTGGCTAAATTCCTAACAGGTGCTTACTATCTCAATGTTCATACAGCAAACAATCCCGGTGGAGAAATCCGCACGCAATTGGCCTTGGAAACAGAGACAACTTACCACGCTGATTTGACAGGTAATCAGGAAAATCCTGCTGTCGTAACAGATGCCTATGGTTTGGCTACCTTCAATTATACACCTAATGTGAACAAATTGGAAGTGAACGTATTGGTGCAAAACCTAAGCGGTCCAATCACTGGTGCACACCTGCATGTTGGCGCACCAGGAGTAAATGGAGGCGTTGTTGAAAACCTCACAGCAATGGTAGATGGCAACCACATTCATGGCGTAGTATTTCCTGAAGCTTATTTAGCAGACTTACAAGCTGGCAATGTTTACGTCAATATTCATACGGAAGCCAATCCCGGTGGAGAAATTCGAGGACAATTGACCTTAGACAATGGCTTGACCTTCGATACTTGGTTGTCAGGTTCTCAAGAAGTACCAGCTTCTGTTACTGAAGCAATTGGTCTTGCAGCGGTTACGTTGAGTCCCACTTTTGACCAAATCACCTACCGAGTTGTTACAGATGGACTAAGCGGCAATTTAGATGCGGCTCATTTTCATAGTGCAACTTTGGGCCAAAATGGTGGTGTGGTGTTGAATTTGTCAGCCGATATTACAGGTAGTCAAATTAAAGGCAGCACAACAGCCGTTACACAAGATCTTATTGACGCAATGTTAACTGGACAAATCTACATCAATGTCCATACACCTGCTTTCCCAGGAGGAGAGATTCGTGGACAATTGTTCCGATTGGCAAGAGATGGTTATGGTTACGATTTGTGTTCTGACCAAGAAACAAGCGATATAAATGCGCCAACTGCTACTGGTGGTGGAATGGCTTCTATTGACCGTCATTTGACCAATGCCCACGTAATGATTGTAGCGAGTGGATTAACGGGCGATATCACAGGCGCACACATTCACCAGGGAATGTTGGGCGAAGACGGTGGCGTTATTTTCAACATGACCGACCTTTACAGCAATGGTGGCATCTTTACTTATTGGAGTGATATGAACAGTACTCCTTTTACCACAGATTACGCAAGAGCTATACAAGAAGCCAATACATACGCCAATATACATACTGCTTTGCATCCTGGAGGTGAAATACGTGGACAAATCATCAAAGATTTAACCTGTCCACCTTTGGCATTGGTAGATTGCGAAACCAATCCATTGACTGTAGAGCATACAGTGATTTGTGATTTTGGCAATGCTACTTATACTGTCAATGTCACCATTATGAATGGTGTAGGGCCTTACACCATTACAGGTGATTTGAATGATGTCATCGAAAGCAATACTTTCACCATCGGACCTTTTGTAGATGGAACTACCTACAATTTTGCAGTAGAAGATGGAAATGGTTGTACGGCATCCGTTAATTCTGAAATCATCGCTTGTTCTAAAATAGATTGTGAAACCAATCCTATTAGTGTAACACATATAGTAGATTGTGATGAGCCAAGTGGAACATATACTGTCAATGTAACCATTATGAATGGTATTGCTCCATATACAATCACTGGTGATTTGAATGACGTAATTCAAAGCAATACTTTCACCATTGGACCTTTCACAGATGGAACGACCTACAATTTTGCAGTAGAAGATGGAAATGGCTGTACGGCATCCGTTAATTCTGATGTAATTGCTTGTTCTAAAGTAGATTGCAACACAACTCCACTTACCATTCAAGACACATTTGTATGTAGCCAAGATAATGAAGCAAATACCTATGTGGTAAATGTAACAGTTGTCAATGGTACTGCTCCTTACAATTTGACAGGTACAGTAATAGATGTAATTCAAGACGATACCTTTCAATTAGGCCCATTTGAAAGTGGTACAAGTTATACCATCAATATTGCTGATGCCAATGGATGTACAGCGAGTGTGATGTCTGATCTTATTGATTGCAAAATCCTTCCTGTTGAGTTCTTGAGTTTTGAAGGAGAAGTATTGGAAGAAGGAAACAAACTTCAATGGGTAACAGCTTCCGAAACCAACAACGACTTCTTCTTGTTAGAGCGTTCTTTTGACGGACAATCTTTTGAAAACCTTACAAAAGTGACAGGAGTAGGAAATAGCAACTCACCAAGTCGTTATGAATATTTGGATAGAGAAACAACAGCTTCAATCACTTACTATCGTTTGTCTCAAACAGATTTAGACGGTCGAACTGAATTTTTGGGAACGATTAGCCTTCAAAGGGGAGAAAGTGATTTTGAGTGGGTAAGTGTAAAACCTGTTCCTGCTCAAGATTGGTTGAATGTAGCATTCAATACTTCTACCAACCAAAGTCTTTCGATTCAAATTTATGATGTAAGTGGTCGTTTGTTATTCCAAGAACAAATTAACAGTTACAACAATCAAGTAACTACGCTTGACATAGATGTTCGTAGTTTACAGACAGGCGTTTACTTATTGCAGGTCAATAATGGACAGGCGAATATTCACCATAAATTTATGAAATACTAA
- a CDS encoding T9SS type A sorting domain-containing protein, with the protein MRYTTANINAKLAATILMMVVLVLVNTNATARPNFKMKTKQAETTTNIAFKVPQNTKVWMNVYDMEGRYIAELMNEKRVLKGKTQNVEVNTTNWSGGTYKVEVRTASGKVWTEMLVISR; encoded by the coding sequence ATGCGATACACAACTGCAAATATCAACGCTAAATTAGCTGCTACTATTTTGATGATGGTTGTTTTGGTATTGGTTAATACCAATGCAACTGCTCGCCCTAACTTCAAAATGAAAACAAAACAAGCTGAAACGACTACAAACATTGCCTTCAAAGTACCTCAAAACACCAAAGTCTGGATGAATGTGTATGATATGGAAGGTCGTTATATTGCAGAATTGATGAATGAAAAACGTGTGCTTAAAGGAAAAACTCAAAATGTAGAAGTCAATACAACTAATTGGAGTGGTGGCACTTATAAAGTTGAAGTCCGTACTGCCTCTGGAAAGGTTTGGACAGAAATGTTGGTAATTTCAAGATAA
- a CDS encoding ABC transporter ATP-binding protein → MSQLLLQVNNLQTHFKTDEGLVKAVNDVSFTLNRGETLGIVGESGSGKSVTSLSIMQLIPNPPGFIAGGEILFSNRKGEQVDLVKLPEKEIRKYRGNEIAMIFQEPMTSLNPVFTCGDQVMEAILLHQKVSKPIAQALTIELFEKVQLPTPERIFKAYPHQLSGGQKQRVMIAMAMSCNPSILIADEPTTALDVTVQKTILEMMSKLKSEIDSSVIFITHDLGVIAEIADRVIVMYKGKIVEQGNVFDIFSNPQHPYTKGLLACRPPLGKRLSKLPTVNDFMGFDDEGKMIEKVSSVEEMIKSVEISPAQTSARYEKLLAQEPILQVKGLKTWFPAKKNFFGKVLSYVKAVDDVSFDVYPGETLGLVGESGCGKTTLGRTILRLAPAKEGEIIYKGRSVLDLSQSDMKDLRKEMQIIFQDPYSSLNPRLTIGNAIMEPMQVHGILGSDAERKDRVIELLETCNMLPEHFNRYPHEFSGGQRQRICIARALGLNPKFIICDESVSALDVSVQAQVLNLLIELREKFQFTYIFISHDLSVVKFMSDRMIVMNQGKIEEMGIADEIYNHPQRAYTQKLIAAIPKGELKDIEARMG, encoded by the coding sequence ATGAGTCAATTACTATTACAGGTCAACAACCTACAAACGCATTTTAAGACAGACGAAGGTTTGGTGAAAGCCGTCAATGACGTGAGTTTTACCCTCAATCGAGGCGAAACTTTGGGCATTGTGGGCGAATCGGGTTCGGGTAAATCTGTTACCTCTCTTTCTATTATGCAATTGATTCCCAATCCTCCAGGATTCATTGCAGGCGGTGAAATCTTGTTTAGCAACCGAAAAGGCGAACAGGTGGATTTGGTGAAACTGCCCGAAAAGGAAATACGCAAGTATCGGGGCAACGAGATTGCCATGATTTTTCAAGAACCCATGACCTCCCTCAATCCCGTTTTTACCTGCGGTGACCAAGTGATGGAAGCAATTTTACTGCATCAAAAAGTGAGTAAGCCCATTGCTCAGGCTTTGACGATTGAATTATTTGAAAAAGTACAACTGCCTACGCCTGAACGCATCTTCAAAGCCTATCCGCACCAACTGTCTGGTGGTCAAAAACAAAGGGTGATGATTGCGATGGCGATGTCTTGCAATCCCAGTATCTTGATTGCGGATGAACCGACAACGGCTTTGGATGTGACCGTCCAAAAAACGATTTTGGAAATGATGTCCAAGTTGAAGAGCGAAATTGATTCTTCTGTTATTTTCATTACCCACGATTTGGGTGTTATTGCAGAGATTGCCGATCGGGTGATTGTGATGTACAAGGGCAAAATTGTGGAACAAGGCAATGTGTTTGATATTTTTTCCAACCCACAACATCCTTATACCAAAGGACTTTTGGCTTGTCGTCCGCCTTTGGGTAAGCGGTTGAGCAAGTTGCCAACGGTGAACGATTTTATGGGTTTTGATGACGAAGGCAAAATGATTGAAAAGGTTTCTTCTGTCGAAGAAATGATTAAATCCGTAGAGATTAGCCCTGCTCAAACCTCAGCCCGTTATGAAAAATTGTTGGCGCAAGAACCGATTTTGCAGGTGAAAGGTTTGAAGACTTGGTTTCCTGCAAAGAAAAACTTTTTTGGGAAGGTTTTGAGTTATGTCAAAGCAGTGGACGATGTGAGTTTTGATGTATATCCTGGCGAAACGCTGGGTTTGGTGGGTGAATCGGGTTGTGGTAAAACAACTTTGGGGCGGACGATTTTGAGATTGGCTCCTGCAAAAGAAGGCGAAATTATCTACAAAGGTCGTTCGGTCTTGGATTTGAGTCAGTCGGACATGAAAGATTTGCGAAAGGAAATGCAAATCATTTTTCAAGACCCCTATTCTTCACTCAACCCCCGCCTCACCATCGGCAATGCCATCATGGAACCCATGCAAGTGCATGGAATCCTCGGCAGTGATGCAGAACGCAAAGACCGAGTCATCGAACTGCTCGAAACTTGCAATATGCTTCCCGAACACTTCAACCGCTATCCACATGAGTTTTCGGGTGGTCAGCGTCAGCGGATTTGCATTGCCCGTGCTTTGGGCTTGAATCCCAAGTTTATTATTTGCGATGAATCCGTGTCGGCTTTGGATGTGTCGGTACAGGCGCAGGTTTTGAACCTTTTGATTGAACTCCGTGAAAAATTCCAGTTTACCTACATTTTTATTTCGCATGACCTTTCGGTGGTGAAGTTTATGAGCGACCGCATGATTGTAATGAATCAAGGCAAGATTGAAGAAATGGGCATTGCAGATGAGATTTACAATCATCCTCAACGGGCTTATACGCAGAAATTGATTGCTGCAATTCCGAAAGGGGAATTGAAGGATATTGAAGCGAGGATGGGGTAG